GGATTGGACCGGGTCCTGCGAATCGCGCGCTACCTTCCCATGGGGCCCGCCCGCGCGGAGGTCTTCTCCAAGGTCTCCGAGCGCATGGGACTCCAGGTCAAGGACATGGAGACCACGCTGCGCGAGCGGATGCGCACCCGGGCCACCGCGGCTCGGGCCGAGCGCGTGGTACGGCGTGCCCGGCTCGAGGAGAAGGCGAAGCAGGTGGAGAAGGCACCGACGACGGAGACGCCACCCACGGTGGAGAGGGCTCCGGTGTCGGAGAAGGCCGTCGTGACGAAGAAAGCGGAAGGGGAGGAGCCACAGCCGACACCGGCCCGGAAGACCACGGCCCGGAAGCGCCCATCGGGCGGCGGCTCCTGAGCCCGGGCGGGGCGGACTTTGGTGCCTTACTGTTTCGCCTGACGGAGCAGTTCCTCCACCATCCGATCGAAGCGCTCGGGGCCGAGCACCGTGTCGCGCATCCGGTTCACCAGGGTGCGCAGGAGTGCCTCGGCGCCGGGGATGCCCAGGCGCCGTGAGACGCTCAGGCCCGTGGCCAGTGTGCGGTAGGCCTCGGCGTAGTCCTTTGCCTCGAGCTGCAGCGAGTGGAGGAAGCTGATCATCCCCACATAGCCGGTGGCGCTTCCCCGCTGCGCGAAGGCGATGGCCGCGCGCAGGCAGTGGGCCGCCGCCTCGGTGAAGTCTCCGGCCGCGGCCCGGGCGCGCGCGGCACTCAGCCGCAGCAGCGGCTCCAGCGAGGGGCTCGAATGGGCCTCCGACAGGGACAGGGCCTCGTGGAAGGCCTTCTCCGCCCCGGAGATGTCCCCCAGCCCCAGGCGCAGGCTGCCGATGGCCAGATCCATCAACACCACCTCGCTCTGGATGCCGGCGGCCGCGACGAGCTCGTGCGCACGCTCGAACTGCTCCAACGCGGGGAGGGCCTCGGCCCGTGTCACCAGCGCGAGCGCCAGTCCCTGGTGCAACCGCACGCGTTCCTCCACCCACTCGGGAGGCACCTTCGCGAGCGCCTCGCGCAGGGCGCGTTCGGCGGAGGGGGCGCCTCGCTCCAGGGCGAGCTCGGCCTGGGCGATGGGCACGGAGGCGGCGATGCCCTCCTCTCCGAAGTTGAGCCGGGGGAGCAGGGGAGTGGCTTCGGCCAGGGCTCGCTCCGCCTCGTCGAAGGCATGCCGCCGCACGTGGACCCGCGCCCGGGTCGCCGCTTCCCAGAGCCGGACGAGCGGGGGCAGCTCGGGCCGCCGGGCCGCTTCCAGCACGCGCAGCGCGCCCTCCAGGTCGCCCCGGTGCATGCTCACCAGGGCCCGCCTCACCGCCAGCAGCCCCATCGTCTCCGCATGGAGGGTGCTCGCCAGGTCCGCGTCCTCCTGCTGGCCCAGTCCTCGCGCCCGCTCCACCTCCGCCCGGATCTCGCGATCCAGCCGCTCCGCCTCCTCCATCCAGCCATCCATGGGCGATGGCCAGCCATCGAAGACAGGGAAGAGGATGGCCGTGTCGACGAGGATCCGCAGGAACTGCTGGGGTTGTTTCTCGAGCTGGCGGCGCGACAGGGCGACGTCCAGGAGCAGCTCGTTGAGCTTCTCGGAGATCTCCTCGGCGCCCATGTGTCACCCCACTCCCATGGCCGCTGGGGCCGGCGTGTCCGTTCGCATCGATTGCAGATGGTACTGGCCGATGGTGCCGAGCGCCCGCGTCCGCTCGGACTCGACCTCGTGCGCGAGCTCCAGCACCCGGTCCAGGATCGACGAGAGCCGTGCCATGCCCTCGTCCATGGACAACCCCACACAGGCGCGGGTCTCGGTGAGGAGCGCGTCGAGGCGTGTGCTCCGTGCTCTCCGGCCCTCCTGGAAGGTGCCGAGCGCGAGCGCGGTGGCGGCCCGCTCCTCGGCGCGCGAGGCCGGAGCGCTGGCGTTTTCGCTCTCGCGGTCCACCGCGGCCAGCTCGGCGCTCGCGGTCTCGTCTCCCTGGCGCACGGCCGCGATCCACGCCTCCACGGGGAGCAGTTGGAGTTCGGCGATGCGGCCCTCGTCCGAGGAGGCGGGCACTCCGCTCGTCGCGGGCGGCGCGGCGGAGACGGGGGACGCCCCGTCCGGACTGGCATCGCCCTCGGTGCGCGCGAACTCGAAGTAGGGGCCATACCGCTCGCGGAACTCGCGCAGGTAGGCCACCGCGTCCCGCTCCTCGGTTTCCAGCTCCGTGGCCTGTTCCCGCAGGAGCGACAGCAACTGCTCGGCCTCGCTCCGTGTCTCGGTGGCTTCCTGCTCCCGCGCACGGGCCTGCTGCACGTTGCGCTGATTGGTCTGCTGGTTGCGCTCCGCTTCCGTCTCGCTCTGGGCGAGCGAGCCGTCCGTCTCCCGCAGCGAGCGTTGCCGGTCCTGGATGTCCGTGCCGCCCGCGTTGATCTGCGCCTCGATGTCGTCCAGTCCGAGCGCCTGGTCGATCATCCGCGCGATGAAGCGGGAGATGCCTTCCATGACCTCCCGCATCTTGCGCTGCACCAGACGGATCGCCGGCGCCACCAGCTCCGACCAGAGGGCACCCGCCGTGGCATCCCAGGCGCGCTCCAGCCAACCCCGGGTGTCCGGATCCTCGGGCCTGGCCTCGACGCTGACGGAGTTGCCCTGGGACTGGGTCCGCTGGCCCTCGTTCTGTCCCTTGCGCGACTCACCGCTGGCGCGCTCGCCCTGGGCACTCATCTGTTGCTGGGCGGTACCCGCCTGGGTCAGCCGCTGGTTCTGCGAGGTGATGTCCCGCCGCTCTCCGCCAATGGCTCGCTGGCGCGCGGCATCCTGGGTGGCGAGCCGCTCGGCGCCCACGGCGGCGGCCCGGCTGTCGCGCTGCGCGGTGGTCGAGGCCGTCACGAGTGTCCGTACCGCCTCGATGGCCGTGGCCACCTGTTCCCGGTCCTGGCGGATCTCCTGGAGTGAGCGGGGGCTGTGGAGAACGGGGCTGGGGGGCGGCTCCGGGAGCCGTTCCGGGGAGGACGGGGCGGAGGAGGCGGCCGCCGTGCTCTCTTCCACGGGAGCTGGCATGGCCTCGGCCGGCATCGTGCTCGTGGGAGGCACGATCACCGCCCGTCTCATCCGCTCGGAGAGGGACGAGAGGAACGCGCCGGACCGGCCCTGGCGGGAGCGGGCCGGCGGGGTGACGAGCGACGGCTCGGGGGAGGGGGAAGGCGCGAACTCCGGAGTGCTCGAGACGGGGCCCTCCGGGGATGATGCGGACCCTCCGGTCCCGGCCCCGCTCGTGGGGGGCCAGAGCCAGCGCGGCGCGGTGCGCCCGGTCTGACGGACGCCCTCGCCCAGCATCCGCGTGGTCGCCTCGCCCTCGCGCAGGGCGAACTCGCCGAAGATCTTCCGGGCCAGCTCGTTGGCCCAGTCCCAATCGTGGCCCACCACGAAGTGCGGATTGAAGAAGATCCGCTGGGCCTGGTTGTGCGGATTCACCCACAGGCCGGTTCCCTCGCGCTGGAGCTGGCGGATGAACTCGAGGTTGTTGGGGCCGGTGAAGTAGCTCGGGTCGGTGATGCCGGTGATTCCCCCGGAGCCCAGCAGCGTGGTCAGATCGCCCCGGCCATTGATGATGGGGACGCCGGGGTAGGCGGCATTGACGAAGGCGCGGTAGCCCGGCGAGCGCGTGTCGTTGACGGTCTGGATGAAGCGCGGATCCTCGCGCAGGTGGGGCGCGAGCTGTGCCGGAATGGTGTGGTGGGGCGTCTTGGGCAGGGTGGTCGCGCCGGCCAGGGCGGTCAGCTCGTCGGCGGTCCAGCGGCTGCGGATGGAGGGATCGGCGTTGATCAGATTGGCGAGATCCTGGGGCGACCTGCCGGGATTGGCGGCCTGGATCCGCCGGATGTTCGCCAGCTCCTGGGCACGCATCTGGGTGAGGAACGCCGTGTCCTCGCGGGGGAAGATGATGTTGCCGCTGGCCTCCTGCTCCAGGTTGAAGAACAGGGTGCGCCGCTCGCGCACGTTGAACTCCCGGGCCAGTTGCTGCTCCAGGGTCGCTATATCCGTGGTGCCCGCGGCGACGAGTTGCTGCAAGCGGGTCTGCATGGAGTTGAAGGTGGTGTCCGGCAGGCCTCCTCCGCGAGCCACGGCACGCACGCGCAACCGGGAGCCGCTCTGGGCCACGACGAACTGCTCGGTGCCGAAGCGGACGCCGAACTGTTGTTCCATCCGCTGGCCGATCTGCGCCATCGGCAGCCCCTGGGCCTGGAGCTCCTGGAGCGTCTCGCGCATGCGGCGGCCGAAGTCGAGGTGGTGGGCACGCACCGAGCCTTCGTGGAGCACGCGCGACAGGCCGATGTTGCGCTCGTAGGCGCTCAGCAGGCGGGGCTGATTGGCCAGGCGGGTGAGCAGACGCTGCTGCATGGCCTCGGTCCGGCGGTTGAGCGCCTGGACCCAGCCGCGGTTGCGCAGGTTCTCGGCGCCGCGGTGCAACGCCCCGGTGGTCACTTCGCCGATGCGGCCGAGGCGTCGGGCCGCGAGCTGGCGCGCCGAGCGGAGCGCTCCCGCCCCCGGGGCACGGGCCAGGGTCGTCCCCACCCGGGTCGTGAGCCGCCCGAGCTGTCTGCCCGCGGCCCGTCCGACGCGAGTACCCGCCAGCCTGCGGACCGCGCCGGGCGCGAACGCGGTCGCCACCGCCACCGTGCTCAACAGGGCCGCCGTCGCATCCTGGCGGACCAGCCCGAGCAATCGCCGCTTCTCCTCGGGGTCGGTGGCGTTCTTCAACCGGTAGTAGTTGTAGCCGGTGAGGAACGCGCTGAGCGCCAGGCCCACCACGTCGAGGATGATGGCGGCCACGTCGCAGAAGCGTCCCACCGTGAGCAGGAACGCACCCACTGGCGGGACGAGCAGGCTGAGGATGGCGCCGGAGACGGTGGCGGCCAGGCCGATCATTCCCACCACGCCCCCGAGGGCACTGGTGATGTCGCGGAGCTGCGCCACCACGCGCAGCCACGTCTCCTCGTGTTCGTAGCCGCGAGAGCCCCGGGTGAAGGCGTCGATCAGCGGTGAGATGCCGGTGAGGGTGCCCAACAGGCCGGGCTCGGGCTCGGCCACGGGCCGCTCGCCGAGGGCCTTCGCCGCCTCCAGCAGTTGGACGGTGTTGGCGCTGAAGGTGGCGGCGCGCTCGCCCGTGTCGTTCCCGTCGAGGTACGCCGCGATGTCCGCGTCGAGCAGGGACTCGAAGGTGGCGGAGGGGCCCGGAGTAGAGGGCACCGGGCCGGGCATGGGCGCGGGGGGCTCCGCGCTGGCGCCGGGCTGGAACTGCTCCGGGGGAACCTTTCCAGGGGAAGGCGGGAGACGGAGCTCTCCGTCCGGGCGGGTGTCCTCTCTCGGGGAGGGGACGGGGGCGGGCGTCGTCGGGCGAGGGGTGCCGTCCGGAGTCCCCAGCCGCTGGGTGTCCGGTGCGGCGTTGTCGGGTTGGAGGATTTCCCGGAGCAGCTCCCGTCCGGCCTGGGTGACGCGGGGCTCCACCCACGGAGAGGGCACCTGGGCGGAACTCGCGGGTGCGCGCTGCGACCTGGCGGTTTCAGATGCCTTCATGGCGGCGACCTCCGCACATCCGGGCTGTCCTTCCAGATTAACCCAAGTCCAGCGCCCGGGTGTGGGCGGCGTTCCAGATTCGCAACGCAGTGATGCGCGCTGGACCCCTAGCGCGCGGGGGGCGACCCCTGCATTGGATCTCCTGTCGGATACGAAGCACCGGAGGCAGGCACATGAGTGACGAGAGCGAGGATGGAGTGACGCGGCGCACGGCGCTGGTGGGGGGACTGGCTGGAGCGGCGGGGCTCGCCGCGCTGGCGGGCTCGGCCGAGCAGCGGGCGGGCTTCCCTGGCGAGCGCATGCCCGTCGTCTTCATTCCGCACGGCGGCGGTCCGTGGCCGTTCGTCGAGCTGGGCTTCAACGACAAGCCGGGGCTCACCGCCCTCGCGGACTACCTGCGATCGCTGCGGAGCGTGCCGAAGACGGCCCCCCGGGCGCTCCTGGTCATCTCCGCCCACTGGGAGGAGGCGGTGCCCACGGTGATGACCAGCGCCCGTCCGCCCATGCTCTACGACTACTACGGCTTTCCGCCCGCCTCGTATGAGATCACCTGGCCCGCGCCCGGCCACCCCCAACTGGCCGAGCGCGTCCGGGAGCTGCTCGGGGCGGCGGGCTTCCAGACGGCCACCGACTCGCACCGGGGCTATGACCACGGCACCTTCATTCCGCTCAAGCTGACCTACCCGGACGCGGACATGCCCACGGTCCAGTTGTCGCTCAAGCAAGGGCTGGATCCCGCGGAGCACCTGGCCATGGGGCGCGCGCTCGCGCCGCTGCGCGACGAGGGCGTGTTCATCATCGGCAGCGGCATGTCGTACCACAACCTGCGCGCGGGCTTCGGTCCGCGCACCCAGCCCATCGCCGAGGCGTTCGACGCGTGGCTGCGCGAGACGGCCACCCTGGAGCCCAAGGAGCGCGATGCTCGGCTGGCGCGCTGGGATCAGGCCCCCGCCAGCCGCCTGTCCCACCCCCGCGAGGAGCACCTGCTGCCCCTGATGGTCATCGCCGGAGCGGCGGGAGCGGACCACGGCACCATCGCCTACAACGGGACCTTCATGGGCACGCGGCTGTCGGCGATCCACTTCGCCTGAGTCAGTCGCTGCTGGCCATCAGCGGATTGGCCTCGATGAAGGCGATGAGGAAGTCGCGGAAGGCGGCGACCTTGCGCGGCACGTGCTCGGTGGGGGGGTGGACGAAGAAGAGGCTCCCGGCCTTGAGGGCCCACGTGGGGAGCACCCGGACGAGCAGTCCGGCCGTCACGTCCTGCCGCGCCAGGAAGGTGGGAATCAGTCCGAGCCCCAGGCCCTCGCGGATCGCCCGGTGCACGAACAGCAGATCATCGGTGACGAGGCGGGGCCTCGGGGGAGACACGAGCGGTGGGGGCAAGCGCTTCCACTGGGTGAAGGCCACCCAGTCGTGTGAGGCCACGTCCGCGAAGGAGCGAGGCACGCCTCGCCGCGCGAGGTAGGTGGGCGCCGCGTAGATGGCGCTCTCCAGGCCACTGAGCCTCCGGGCCACGAGCGTCGAGTCGGTGAGCTTCATGGCGACTCGTATGGCCGCGTCGAAGCCCTCGCCCACGAGGTCCACGGTGCGGTTGGTGGGACGGATGTCGAGCTGGATGCCCGGGTAGCGCGCGGAGAACTCCGCGGCCAGTTGGGCGAGGAAGGTGAGCCCCATGTCCATGGGCGAGGTGATGCGCAGCTCACCGGAGGGCTCCGCTTCCTGCTCGGGCAGTCCCCCGGTGATGTCGCGCAGGGTGGCGACGACGGGCCGCACCTTCTCGTAGAACGCGCTCCCCGCCGTGGTCAGCGCCACCTTGCGCGTGCTGCGGTGGAAGAGCTGCACGCCGAGCGACGCCTCGAGCGCCGCGACCCCCCGGCTCACCGAGGACTTCGGAATCCCCAGCTTCCGGGCCGCCGCGGACATGCTCCACGTCTCGGCGACCGCCACGAACAGCGGCAGGAGGTTCAGGTCGGGCGTTCCCATGACGTCACGCGGTTATGACAGCTCCCCGGTGGCGTCAATGTTCCATGGGTGGAACAGCGTGTGCCCGCGCGAGGTCTGGTGGCGCGTCCACTCGAGCGCTACTTCATGGCCATCCCGACGAGGCACAGGAGCCCACCATGAACGCCGCCGCGAATCCCGCCCCTTCCATGCTGTCTTCCGCTTCCTCGTCGCACGGCCTGCACCTGGGCCTGTGGGCGGTCCAGGGAGTGCTCGCGCTCGTCTTCATGGGCGTGGGGCTGGTGAAGCTCTTCACACCCTACGAGCTGTTGGCCTCCCAGGTCGCCTGGGTGGGCGCCGCCCCCGTCGCGCTGGTGCGTTTCATCGGCCTGTCGGAGGTGCTCGGCGCGCTCGGGCTCGTCCTGCCGGCCGCCACCCGCATCAAGCCCGTCCTCACGGGTCTGGCGGCGCTGGGCCTCACCCTGGTGATGGTGCTCGCCGTCGGCGTGCACGTCGTGCGCGGTGAGGGCTACGTGCTCGCCCTTCCGCTCCTGCTCGGCGTGCTCGCCGCCTTCGTCGCCTGGGGCCGTCTGACGCAGGTCACCCTCGACGCGCGTCACGAGGCATTCATCGCGCGGAAGATCGCGTAGAGGATCGCGGACAGGGCAATCGAGACGAGGATGGAGCCCACACAACCGAGCTTGCTGGAGAAGAAGAAGAACATGCGGAGAAGGTGTGCGGCCCGTGGGCGGGAAGCAGGCTCCGCGAGCACCTGGAGCGCGTGAAGTGTACGGCGATCGACAGCCAGGCGAGGAGAGTCCTACTCCAGCAGGAGGCCCGCCGGCAGCCCGTGGGGGTTGAGCAGTCCGGAGGGATCCCGGGACGCGCGCCATGTCCGCAGGAGGGAGAGATCTTCCGCGTAGAGCCCCCGGAGGGTGGCCACGTCGAGGAGGCTCCCCCCACGCAGGGAGGGACGGCCACCGGCGCGCACGCACCACTCGAGGCAGGCCTGGTGGAGCGCCTCGGCCGCCTGGAGTCCGGACCCGTCCCCCACGTCCACGCCGTGGTAGAGGCCCAAGGCATACAGGCGCTCCGCGCGTGGGGTGGGCGGCCTCATGTCGAAGGGCCCACGCGTCCGGCCCGGAGGGTGGGCCAGCCCCAGCAGGGAGACGGCCTCCATCCCGGACATCCACCCGGGCCATCCCTCGAGGAAGCGCGCGAAGCCACGCAGCCCCTCCAGATCGAGGCAGTAGTCGCACCACACCCGGCGGCGCCAGGGATGGCGCTGGCGCGTGTCGTCCTCGTCGCTCCAGGTGAGGAGTTGAGGGGGCGCATCGAGCTCCGTCCGCTCCCGCGTCATGCGCGCGAGGGGATCGGGTGGGGAGGCCCGCGCGGCGCTGGTCTCGTCGGGGAAGTCCCGTCCGAAGACGGACCAGAACCGGCCCTCCTTCCAGAAGCCGAGGAAGTGCTCGGGGGTGGACTCCCGCCACGTCTCGGTCCACGCCACGGCCTCCACCAGGTCGCTCAGGCCGCCGTGGGGGTTGAGCTGCAGGCGAGTCAGTGGCCGCAAGGGCAGGGTGTCGAGCACCACGCGCTCGATGACACCCACCTGTCCACAGCCCGCCAGCGCGAGGCGGAAGAGATCCGGGTCCTCCCCGGGGCCACACCAGAGGGCGGTGCCATCCGCGAGCACGAGCCGCAGCCGCTCGACGTGATCCACCTGCGTGCCCTGGTGGAGCGAGCGCGAGCCGAAGCCTCCCTCCGACAGTGTTCCGCCCACGGTGGTGCCGGGCGCGGACGTGAGCACGGGCAGCGTCCTGCTCGCGGCGTTGAGCGCCTCCTCCACCTGGGCCCATCGCGTGCGGGCGGAGACCTCCACGCGGCCCTCGTCGAGCAGGCGCACCTCGCCCCCCTCCGCGCGGTTGTCGAGGATGATGCCTTCCTCGTCCAGGGTCTGGCCTCGGGTGCTGTGGCCGGAGCCGCGCACGGTGATGCGAACCCCATGGGCGCGGGCCACCCGCAGGGTGTGCACCACGTCCGCCTCGCACCGCGCCCGCACCACCACCCGGGGGACCCGGCGCACGAGTCCCCCGAAGTCATGGGCATACAGCTCGAGTTCTTCCGGGGTGGCGCGCAGGGGACCGCTGAGTCCACCGCGCAGATCATCCAACAGGGACAGGGCAGGGGGACTCATGGAGGTGGTGGCAGTCTAGCACTCACCCCCTCGGGCAGCCTGGTACCTCGGCCACGGCCCCGCTCATTGAACCTTCACGCGAGGCACCTCGCTCCACGCCGACATGTCCGAGAGGATGACGCGATCACCCACCGCCAGGCCATCGAGCACCTCGATGGTATTCACGGAACTGCGTCCGAGGTGGACCTTCACCCGCTCGGCGTGCGTGCCGTCCGCCGTCAGGCGGAACAGCTCCATGGAGGAGGAGGGCTGGGCCCCCGCGGGGCGTCCCACGTTGAGCACTTCGTTCAGGCGCTCCAGCTCGATGGTTCCCTCCACGCTCAAGTCCGGCCGGGCCCCCGCGGGCAGCTCGCCCTCGAGCGACACCTCCACGAGCACCGTGCCCTGGACGGCCGCCGGGGCGATGCGCGCCACCTTGCCGGGAACGAGCCCGGTGCGCGTGTCCACCTTCACCGACTGGCCCGGCTGCACGTCCTTGGCCTGCGTCTCCGGCACGCGCAGCACGGCCTTGAGCACCCCCGGTTGGATGACCTTGGCCAGCACCATGCCCGGTGTCACCCACTGGCCCAGCTCCACGCTCAGCTCCTGCAAGAGGCCGTCCGTCCGGGCGCGCACCTTCATCGACTCGACCTGACCGCGGCGGAAGTCCACCACGGCCTTGAGGCGCTGCACCTGCGCGCGTTGCGCCGTCAGCCGGTCCGTCATGCTGCGGGCAATCACCTCCAGGCGCCGCTGCTGCAATTGGAGCTGTTGTCCCAGCTCCTCGGACTTCTCGTTCAACTCCTGCATTTCCACGGACGCGATGTACTGTTTCTCGCCCAGGGCCGTACTGCTCTCGGCGCGCCGCCGGGTGGTGACCTGCTCCGTGCGCAGCCGGGCCAGGCTCGACTCCTCCTGCAGCCGCTGGATCTCCAGCTCCTCCTTCAGGGCCATCAACTCCCCCTCGGCCACGGCGAGCTGGCGCTCGGCCTCCAGCGCCTGGAGCGCCACGTCGGGGTTGGACAGCTCCATGAGCTGCGTGTCCGCCTTGACGCTGGCGCCCGGGCGCAGCGGCAGGTGCTCGATGCGGCCGGCCGTGTCGGCGGTGATCCACCGGAAGTTCTCGGGGACCAGCGTGCCGGTGCCCACCACCTGCCGGATCATCTCCCCCTGCTTGACGCTGTCGATCCACACCGAGGCCCCATCCACCTCCGGTGCCGCCTGGCCCAACTGGCTCATGCCGAACGTGATCAGGACGAGCACCCCGAGGATCAGCGCTCCGTAGAGCAGCGGGGTGCGGCGGCGTTTCTTGGCGGTCCTTGGAATGTCCATGGCAGGGTCGCGTGAAGGCTGGGGGTCCGGTGGGGGACCCCCTCATTCAGAGCAAATGATATGCCACCCCCCTGGGCCCGCAACCGCCTGAAATTCCTACCCCCCGCCTCCCGTGCGCGTTCGCTTCCGGGCGGTCGATCCCAAAAGCGGACACCGCGGGCGAGGGGGGCGCTACCGGTAGGTGATGAGCGCCCGGCGCGCGCCCTCGAAGTGGGAGTGCTCGTTGAGCGTGGAGAGGTAGCGGCCCCGCTCGCTGTAGATGAGCTTGGTGACGCCACAGTTGGTGAGCATCCAGTTGATGCGGAACGCGTGCTCGTCCGGCAGGTGCAACAGCTCCTGACACACCGCGGTGATGGGTCCCCCCGAGGTGAACACCACGCCGGTGGCGGAGGGACCCAGGGTCTTCAGGACGGTGTCCAGGGACTGGGTGCAGCGCTGGCGGAAGGCGGACCAGGTCTCCTTGTACTCGGCGTCGTGCTGGCCGCTCACCCAGCGGGCCACCGCCTGGGTGAACAGCTCCTGGAAGGCCCGGCGCGGATCCGCGGTGGACAACACCTCCTGGCGGAGCGTGGCGGGGTCCGCGTAGCGGGGCGTGTGCAGGCGGATCAGCTCGTCCTGGTCGAACTCGTCGAAGCCCGGGAGGCTCTGGAGCTTCAGGTCCACGCCCCAGGTGGACTGGCACGCCTCGGCGGTCTCCCGGTGGCGCCGCAGGCTTCCGGTGAAGAGCGCGTCCGGCCGGGGCAGGCGCGAGCGCAGACTCTCGCCGAGCACGCGCGCCTGCTCGAAGCCGGTCTCCGACAGCGCGTCGTAGTCCGACTTGCCGAAGGAGGCCTGACCATGGCGCACCAGGTACACCGCGCCCATCAGCGGCCCTCCCGCTTGATGAGCCCGCGGCAGCGCCAGTCGAGGTAGTTGACGAGCACCCAGAAGTTCTTGAACGCCGGGTTGCGCGTCTGCTTGTGGTGATAGCGGTAGTAGATCTGCTGGATGATGACGGCGAGGCGGAACAGGCCGTAGACCTCGTAGAAGGCCCAGTTGGCGGGCTTGAGGCCCATGCGCTCGAGGTAGTAGGCGACCACCTCCTCGCGCCGGAGCATGCCGGGCAGGTGGGTGGGCTGGCGGCGGGTGCTGCGCAGGATGATGTGATCGTCGGGGTGCACCCAGTAGGCGAGGGTGTTGCCCAGATCCATCAGGGGATCGCCCAGGGTGGCCATCTCCCAGTCGAGCACGCCGATGACCTCGGTGGGCCGCTCGGGGTCGAGCACCACGTTGTCGAAGCGCCAGTCATTGTGGATGACGCACGTGGCGATGTCCTCGGGGGTGTTCGCCTTGAGCCAGTCGCGCACGCGGCGGTAGCTCGGCACGTTCCACGTTCGGGCCTTCTCGTAGCGCTCGGACCAGCCCTCGATCTGCCGCCGGGGATAGCCGGGCCCCTTGCCGAGCGACGTGAGCCCCGCGGCCTGGGGATCCACCCGGTGCAGCTCGATCAGCTTGTCGATGACGTTGAGGCACAGGCGGCGCGTCTGGGCGGCGTCCAGCGTCATGCCCGCGGGCAGGCGCGAGCGCGGAATGAGGCCCGGGATGCGCTCCATGACGTAGAAGTCCGTGCCGATCACCGTCGCGTCCTGACACAGCCCCACCATGGTGGGCACGGCGGGGTAGACGGGCTTGAGCGCCTTCTGCACGTTGAACTCGCGCGCCATGTCGTGCGCGGACTTCGCCTTGGTGCCCGCCGGGGGCCGGCGCAGGATGAGGTCGCGCTGGGGGTACTTCAGCCGGTAGGTCCAGTTGGAGGCGCCCCCCGAGTACTGCGTCACCTCGGGAGTGCCCTCCAGCGAGGGCTCCTGGCGCTTGAGCCAGGCGTCCACGGCCGCGACGTCGAGCTCCTCGCCCTTGCGCACGGCTCCGGCTTGATCAGTGGTTGGGGTCGCGGACATGGGTTCCTCAGGCCTTCGCGGTGCCGAAGCCGCTCATCCGGCGCGCCTGGTTCCTGATCAGCTCGGAGTAGATCCGGCGTGGCAGGAGCCGCTTGGCCAGCCACGCCTGCCGGCCTTCCAGGTGGGGCAGGACGTAGAACTCGCGCGTCTTCACCGCCTGGAAGATCTGATCCGCGATGTCCTCCGCGGTGATCTTCGAGCGGTTGAGCAGCTTGCCCATCACGGCGTGCATGGCGGGATTGCTGGTGCGCAGGGAGTCGGCCAGGTTGGTCTTGAAGAAGGACGGGCAGACGAGCGTCACGCCGATCTTCGAGTCGGCGAGCTCGTTCTGTAGCGTCTCGGAGAGGGAGACGACGGCGGCCTTGGTGGCGTTGTAGGCGCCCATCATCGGCATGTCGAGCAGCCCCGCCATGGAGGCGACGTTGACGAAGTGGCCGTGGCCCTGGCGCTTGAACAGGGGCGTGAACACATGGCAGCCGCGCACGACGCCCATCAGGTTGATGTCCACCACCCACTGCCAGTCGGAGATCGGCACCTCGTCGATGCCGCCCGCCTGGGCGACGCCCGCGTTGTTGACCACGACGTCGACGCCACCCCATTCCTCGTTGAGCCGCTCGGCCGCCGCGCGCAGATCGCCCTCGCGCGTCACGTCACAGTGCACGGAGAGGGCCTGGACGCCCAGCGCCTTGAGCTCCGCGAGCGTCTCCTTGCCGCGCGCCTCGTGCACGTCGCCGATGGCCACGCGCCAGCCCGCGCGCGCGTAGCGCAGCGCGATGGCCTTGCCCAACCCACTGGCACCACCCGTGATGAAGATTCGCTGTGAGGTCATGACCGGTCGCTCCGGGAGAAGCCGCGCCTGGCGAGCTCGATGCGGGCGATGACGCCCTTGTGCACTTCGTCCGGACCATCCGCCAGGCGCAGGGTGCGCGCCTGGGCGAAGAAGCCCGCGAGCGGGGTGTCGTTCGACACGCCC
Above is a window of Cystobacter fuscus DNA encoding:
- a CDS encoding histidine phosphatase family protein, with amino-acid sequence MGAVYLVRHGQASFGKSDYDALSETGFEQARVLGESLRSRLPRPDALFTGSLRRHRETAEACQSTWGVDLKLQSLPGFDEFDQDELIRLHTPRYADPATLRQEVLSTADPRRAFQELFTQAVARWVSGQHDAEYKETWSAFRQRCTQSLDTVLKTLGPSATGVVFTSGGPITAVCQELLHLPDEHAFRINWMLTNCGVTKLIYSERGRYLSTLNEHSHFEGARRALITYR
- a CDS encoding efflux RND transporter periplasmic adaptor subunit, with the protein product MDIPRTAKKRRRTPLLYGALILGVLVLITFGMSQLGQAAPEVDGASVWIDSVKQGEMIRQVVGTGTLVPENFRWITADTAGRIEHLPLRPGASVKADTQLMELSNPDVALQALEAERQLAVAEGELMALKEELEIQRLQEESSLARLRTEQVTTRRRAESSTALGEKQYIASVEMQELNEKSEELGQQLQLQQRRLEVIARSMTDRLTAQRAQVQRLKAVVDFRRGQVESMKVRARTDGLLQELSVELGQWVTPGMVLAKVIQPGVLKAVLRVPETQAKDVQPGQSVKVDTRTGLVPGKVARIAPAAVQGTVLVEVSLEGELPAGARPDLSVEGTIELERLNEVLNVGRPAGAQPSSSMELFRLTADGTHAERVKVHLGRSSVNTIEVLDGLAVGDRVILSDMSAWSEVPRVKVQ
- a CDS encoding FAD-binding oxidoreductase, whose amino-acid sequence is MSPPALSLLDDLRGGLSGPLRATPEELELYAHDFGGLVRRVPRVVVRARCEADVVHTLRVARAHGVRITVRGSGHSTRGQTLDEEGIILDNRAEGGEVRLLDEGRVEVSARTRWAQVEEALNAASRTLPVLTSAPGTTVGGTLSEGGFGSRSLHQGTQVDHVERLRLVLADGTALWCGPGEDPDLFRLALAGCGQVGVIERVVLDTLPLRPLTRLQLNPHGGLSDLVEAVAWTETWRESTPEHFLGFWKEGRFWSVFGRDFPDETSAARASPPDPLARMTRERTELDAPPQLLTWSDEDDTRQRHPWRRRVWCDYCLDLEGLRGFARFLEGWPGWMSGMEAVSLLGLAHPPGRTRGPFDMRPPTPRAERLYALGLYHGVDVGDGSGLQAAEALHQACLEWCVRAGGRPSLRGGSLLDVATLRGLYAEDLSLLRTWRASRDPSGLLNPHGLPAGLLLE
- a CDS encoding DODA-type extradiol aromatic ring-opening family dioxygenase, giving the protein MSDESEDGVTRRTALVGGLAGAAGLAALAGSAEQRAGFPGERMPVVFIPHGGGPWPFVELGFNDKPGLTALADYLRSLRSVPKTAPRALLVISAHWEEAVPTVMTSARPPMLYDYYGFPPASYEITWPAPGHPQLAERVRELLGAAGFQTATDSHRGYDHGTFIPLKLTYPDADMPTVQLSLKQGLDPAEHLAMGRALAPLRDEGVFIIGSGMSYHNLRAGFGPRTQPIAEAFDAWLRETATLEPKERDARLARWDQAPASRLSHPREEHLLPLMVIAGAAGADHGTIAYNGTFMGTRLSAIHFA
- a CDS encoding LysR family transcriptional regulator, which translates into the protein MGTPDLNLLPLFVAVAETWSMSAAARKLGIPKSSVSRGVAALEASLGVQLFHRSTRKVALTTAGSAFYEKVRPVVATLRDITGGLPEQEAEPSGELRITSPMDMGLTFLAQLAAEFSARYPGIQLDIRPTNRTVDLVGEGFDAAIRVAMKLTDSTLVARRLSGLESAIYAAPTYLARRGVPRSFADVASHDWVAFTQWKRLPPPLVSPPRPRLVTDDLLFVHRAIREGLGLGLIPTFLARQDVTAGLLVRVLPTWALKAGSLFFVHPPTEHVPRKVAAFRDFLIAFIEANPLMASSD
- a CDS encoding DoxX family protein is translated as MNAAANPAPSMLSSASSSHGLHLGLWAVQGVLALVFMGVGLVKLFTPYELLASQVAWVGAAPVALVRFIGLSEVLGALGLVLPAATRIKPVLTGLAALGLTLVMVLAVGVHVVRGEGYVLALPLLLGVLAAFVAWGRLTQVTLDARHEAFIARKIA